Proteins encoded by one window of Pseudomonadota bacterium:
- a CDS encoding plasmid replication initiation factor: protein MANLFPDEVLRSVPPGNTVVVSGSAGATSGTPGKSYSMMEPVTHHASTPHVEQFQFLLCGIDSLDLGVYVTWGPDWKRRLHLLDKKKQRARKEGGLLIGLPSGRNCIFKPGGKGENYRFHLQFEEYNLFIGKAARSGSSPNVYLSIAAKTLWYNGIETALSWITEDLKAIGGGSVQFIKVSRVDLCCDFWISGGLSYEFLLSHKVTRNDKGKLFLDKNDLQTYYVADAKSPIQLRIYNKGLEVQKGGTKLWFLDLWKRDSTEDIWRIEFQVRRPALKQFDINSLDDLKEKQAGLWLHLTSKWFSLRLPDNEKAERKTIHPFWRAVQECFTKNDPDSEIKRVYRSVGATSPEWHLSHIDGCLSSFAALLGITNRDDALHELQSRLMRRNNATDFQTACIKKAIQRGTLSDGGDR from the coding sequence ATGGCAAATTTATTTCCTGATGAAGTTTTACGTTCCGTTCCTCCCGGCAACACGGTCGTGGTTTCCGGCTCTGCCGGTGCCACGTCCGGGACGCCGGGCAAGTCTTACAGCATGATGGAACCTGTAACACATCATGCTTCAACCCCACATGTTGAACAATTCCAGTTTCTCCTGTGTGGCATTGATTCACTTGATCTTGGTGTATATGTCACATGGGGGCCGGACTGGAAACGACGCCTGCACTTGCTTGACAAAAAGAAACAACGGGCCAGGAAAGAGGGCGGTCTGCTTATCGGTCTGCCTTCAGGAAGAAACTGTATCTTTAAGCCTGGCGGCAAGGGTGAGAACTACCGTTTTCATCTCCAGTTTGAAGAGTATAATCTTTTTATCGGCAAAGCTGCCCGGTCAGGATCATCCCCGAACGTCTATCTGTCCATAGCTGCCAAGACGCTTTGGTACAACGGCATTGAAACCGCTTTATCCTGGATCACCGAAGACCTCAAGGCAATAGGCGGCGGATCAGTCCAATTTATAAAGGTCAGCCGTGTCGATCTCTGCTGTGATTTCTGGATTTCTGGTGGGCTCTCATACGAATTCCTGCTTTCCCATAAGGTCACCCGCAACGATAAAGGCAAACTCTTCCTGGATAAGAATGACTTGCAAACATATTATGTAGCCGATGCCAAGTCCCCTATCCAGCTGCGTATATACAACAAAGGACTGGAAGTTCAAAAGGGCGGAACAAAGCTATGGTTCCTGGATTTATGGAAACGTGATTCAACAGAAGATATCTGGCGGATAGAATTTCAAGTTCGCCGTCCTGCACTCAAACAATTCGACATTAACTCCCTTGATGATCTGAAAGAGAAACAAGCCGGGTTGTGGCTCCATCTCACGTCGAAATGGTTCTCTCTCCGTCTTCCGGATAATGAGAAGGCCGAGCGGAAAACAATTCACCCCTTCTGGCGTGCTGTTCAGGAATGCTTCACTAAAAATGATCCTGACAGTGAGATAAAACGTGTTTACAGGTCAGTGGGAGCCACATCGCCTGAATGGCACCTTTCCCATATTGACGGCTGTCTCTCCTCCTTTGCTGCGCTCCTGGGAATAACAAACCGTGATGATGCCCTGCATGAACTGCAAAGCCGTTTAATGAGGCGCAATAATGCCACGGACTTTCAAACTGCCTGTATCAAGAAAGCCATTCAGCGCGGGACGCTGTCGGATGGAGGTGACCGGTAA